A genomic region of Micromonospora sp. NBC_01796 contains the following coding sequences:
- a CDS encoding ABC transporter ATP-binding protein — MTAALTTAVPDLAALQRRAAERAAERAGGNDRLRGHIVCDGLVRIFKTEGVEVVALQGLDLVIDRGDLIAIVGASGSGKSTVLNILSGLDVPTAGIARVAGFDLLTMSAKQRLRYRRSTVGFVWQQTGRNLLPYLTARENVELPMRLARRTSARAARKRALELLDLVGVGYCADRRPGQMSGGEQQRCAVAVAVANDPEVLFADEPTGELDEATAADVFGALRTINAELGVTVVVVTHDLNVATQVRRTVAIRDGRTASEVRRSARIGADGLDELVTEEYAVLDRAGRMQLPTAFVDALVLRDRVKLNLQPDHVEIRPGDEPRKEQP; from the coding sequence ATGACCGCTGCCCTGACCACCGCCGTACCCGATCTCGCGGCGTTGCAACGCCGTGCCGCCGAACGGGCGGCGGAGCGGGCCGGCGGTAACGACCGCCTGCGTGGCCACATCGTCTGCGACGGCCTGGTACGCATCTTCAAGACCGAGGGTGTCGAGGTGGTGGCCCTGCAGGGGCTGGACCTGGTGATCGACCGGGGCGACCTGATCGCCATCGTCGGCGCCTCCGGCTCGGGCAAGTCCACCGTGCTCAACATCCTCTCCGGGCTGGACGTGCCGACCGCGGGGATCGCCCGGGTGGCCGGGTTCGACCTGTTGACCATGTCGGCCAAGCAGCGGCTGCGCTACCGCCGGAGCACTGTCGGTTTCGTCTGGCAGCAGACCGGACGGAACCTGCTGCCGTACCTGACCGCGAGGGAGAACGTGGAGCTGCCGATGCGGCTGGCTCGGCGTACCTCGGCCCGGGCGGCCCGCAAGCGGGCGCTGGAGCTGCTGGACCTGGTCGGGGTCGGGTACTGCGCGGACCGGCGTCCGGGGCAGATGAGCGGCGGGGAGCAGCAGCGGTGCGCGGTGGCGGTCGCGGTCGCGAACGACCCGGAGGTGCTGTTCGCCGACGAGCCGACCGGTGAGCTGGACGAGGCGACCGCGGCCGACGTCTTCGGGGCGCTGCGGACCATCAACGCGGAGCTGGGCGTCACGGTGGTGGTGGTGACCCACGACCTGAACGTCGCGACCCAGGTCCGTCGTACGGTCGCGATCCGCGACGGGCGGACCGCGTCGGAGGTACGGCGGTCGGCCCGGATCGGCGCGGACGGGCTCGATGAACTGGTCACCGAGGAGTACGCGGTCCTGGACCGGGCCGGCCGGATGCAGTTGCCGACGGCTTTCGTGGACGCCCTGGTCCTGCGGGACCGGGTGAAGCTCAACCTGCAGCCGGATCACGTGGAGATCCGCCCCGGCGACGAACCTCGGAAGGAGCAGCCATGA
- a CDS encoding acyl-CoA-like ligand-binding transcription factor, whose protein sequence is MTTSEPGPPGQSPVNRREPQVDLPANRRERKKLETRAALEQAALRLFAEKGYENTTVEEISAAADVAVRTFFRYFSSKQHVLFGDVAHQRISHLRAALAASPPDETPLHAVGAVLDALDLDQDEQEQIVVRLRLLEQQPSLIGMYLMLNYELRETVSEFVANRTGLPTDHFYPLLLAGAAVTSWDVALHTWLADTSGTAILADLRRTAFGALTAGLPETPTAPAVTAPPAG, encoded by the coding sequence GTGACAACTTCGGAGCCCGGCCCGCCCGGACAGTCGCCGGTCAACCGCCGGGAACCGCAGGTGGACCTGCCGGCCAACCGCCGGGAACGCAAGAAGCTGGAAACCCGGGCGGCGCTGGAACAGGCCGCGCTGCGGCTCTTCGCCGAGAAGGGCTACGAGAACACCACCGTCGAGGAGATCTCGGCGGCGGCGGACGTGGCGGTGCGTACGTTCTTCCGCTACTTCTCCTCGAAGCAGCACGTCCTCTTCGGCGACGTCGCCCACCAGCGGATCAGCCACCTGCGGGCGGCACTGGCCGCGAGCCCGCCGGACGAGACCCCGCTGCACGCGGTCGGTGCCGTACTCGACGCACTGGACCTGGACCAGGACGAACAGGAACAGATCGTCGTCCGGCTCCGCCTGCTGGAGCAGCAGCCCAGCCTGATCGGCATGTACCTGATGCTCAACTACGAACTGCGCGAGACCGTGTCGGAGTTCGTCGCCAACCGCACCGGGCTACCCACCGACCACTTCTACCCGCTGCTGCTCGCCGGGGCCGCGGTCACCTCGTGGGACGTCGCGCTGCACACCTGGCTGGCCGACACCAGCGGCACGGCGATCCTGGCCGACCTGCGCCGTACCGCCTTCGGGGCGCTCACCGCCGGCCTGCCGGAGACACCGACGGCCCCGGCGGTCACCGCACCGCCGGCCGGATGA
- a CDS encoding FtsX-like permease family protein, which produces MRLVLRRARAVRGLLLAATGATLIAAALLTGLAGYSRQVVDTGTASAIDSSAPEERSILVRGSTGGSADALRDRDAALRREISAGLAGLPAPVSAAGYAAGRQLSGPVGKAVPDGDGVVFGSVVFLDNLAEHAELSSGNWPQPGANPVQTALAEPVAKILGVAVGDRIPVTDRVTGRVSNLAVAGIWHPRDPEAAYWRLSPDVAEGHAAQSSTYGPLTVDRADFINHFAANASAAWLVEPDLNGASVAQLGRLADTVRGLTAELPKAAGLGTSGITTTAVDRLAERLERANLVGRSALVTPMLLVIVLGGYALVLVAALLVEQRRGENSLLRARGAARNQLAGLAVREATLVVLPAALLAPLLATEGLRLADRVPMLASVGLRFDAQPAPLTWLVAALAAIGCALAIIGPSLRRSGTYVAELASRSRPSRRAVAQRAGIDLALIALAVLGWLQLRQYSSPLAGARSTGQLGIDPLLAATPTLGVLAGAVLALRVLPPITRLAERLVDRKPWTATMFGTWQAGRRPHAGPVLLLALAVAVSTLAWCLASTSERSLRDQAAHQVGTDLRLVETSDAPPAGRAEALAGLPGVREVLPAWRESLRLGPDAQPASLIAIDTRAGADSINIRQDMVDTGSPADLLREVGGQRVEAPYTELPAGARKLSGTVRTTAGPIQFSDEIRTDAVFAEPNGGFRRVPLGTSRNGRALRFDIDLPAGSAPVRLAGFVADTLGQNGMRIDWTLSALTAGTGDAAGTPVDLTTGGSWQTVDRLDRQSTAAAGVGGMSTQYEVNDDASWGATTVRVAMVRQADTAPIPVLVTPAVLDALRLKVGDETGLAFGLADARVKIVGTVASIPGDTEPAAILTDLPSLSNRFFFDHGIVRTNEEWWVTTDPAQASAAAQAAAQLDGLEVLDRQAIADQLDPYGVGARGALFAAALGALLLAAVGIGVDVSATARRRVNELAVLHTLGAGHRLLARSLIAEQAFLSGIGVLVGLGVGVAVAATMAPLVILTPSADRPSPPPLLSIDWPPVIATTVGLLLLALLLSGLIATTLRQRLVAAQLRIGDDR; this is translated from the coding sequence ATGAGGCTGGTGCTACGGCGCGCCCGTGCGGTGAGGGGCCTGCTACTCGCGGCGACCGGGGCGACCCTGATCGCCGCCGCACTGCTCACCGGCCTCGCCGGATACAGCCGGCAGGTCGTCGACACCGGCACCGCCAGCGCCATCGACTCCTCCGCCCCGGAGGAACGGTCGATCCTGGTACGAGGCTCGACCGGTGGGTCCGCGGACGCCCTCCGGGACCGCGACGCGGCGTTGCGCAGGGAGATCTCGGCCGGTCTCGCGGGGCTACCCGCACCGGTCTCGGCCGCCGGTTACGCCGCCGGCCGGCAGCTCTCCGGCCCGGTCGGCAAGGCGGTGCCCGACGGCGACGGGGTCGTCTTCGGTTCCGTGGTCTTCCTCGACAACCTCGCCGAGCACGCCGAACTCAGCTCCGGAAACTGGCCCCAGCCAGGCGCCAACCCGGTGCAGACCGCACTGGCAGAGCCGGTCGCCAAGATCCTGGGCGTCGCGGTCGGTGACCGGATACCGGTCACCGACCGGGTCACCGGGCGGGTCAGCAACCTGGCGGTGGCCGGCATCTGGCACCCCCGCGATCCCGAGGCCGCCTACTGGCGCCTCTCACCGGACGTCGCGGAAGGCCACGCCGCGCAGTCGTCCACCTACGGTCCGTTGACCGTCGACCGCGCCGACTTCATCAACCACTTCGCCGCCAACGCCAGCGCCGCCTGGCTGGTCGAGCCGGACCTGAACGGTGCGAGCGTGGCCCAGCTCGGGCGGCTCGCCGACACGGTCCGCGGGCTCACCGCCGAACTCCCGAAGGCCGCCGGGCTCGGCACCTCCGGCATCACCACCACCGCCGTCGACCGGCTGGCCGAACGCCTCGAACGGGCGAACCTGGTCGGCCGGTCCGCCCTGGTCACCCCGATGCTGCTGGTCATCGTGCTCGGCGGCTACGCCCTGGTGCTGGTGGCCGCGCTCCTGGTCGAGCAGCGCCGGGGCGAGAACTCGCTGCTGCGGGCCCGTGGCGCCGCCCGCAACCAGCTCGCCGGGCTGGCCGTACGGGAGGCGACGCTGGTCGTACTGCCGGCGGCGCTGCTCGCGCCACTGTTGGCAACCGAGGGCCTGCGCCTCGCCGACCGGGTGCCGATGCTGGCCTCGGTGGGGCTCCGGTTCGACGCCCAACCGGCACCGTTGACCTGGCTGGTCGCCGCGCTTGCCGCGATCGGCTGTGCCCTGGCCATCATCGGCCCGTCGCTACGCCGCAGCGGCACCTACGTCGCCGAGCTGGCCAGCCGGTCCCGCCCCAGCCGGCGGGCCGTCGCCCAGCGGGCCGGCATCGACCTGGCGCTGATCGCCCTGGCGGTGCTCGGCTGGCTGCAACTGCGGCAGTACTCCTCGCCGCTGGCGGGGGCCCGTTCCACCGGTCAGCTCGGCATCGACCCGCTGCTCGCGGCCACCCCGACGCTGGGCGTACTGGCCGGGGCGGTGCTGGCCCTGCGGGTGCTCCCGCCGATCACCCGGCTCGCCGAGCGTCTTGTCGACCGCAAGCCGTGGACCGCCACCATGTTCGGCACCTGGCAGGCCGGGCGACGCCCGCACGCCGGCCCGGTCCTGCTGCTCGCCCTCGCCGTCGCGGTGAGCACCCTGGCCTGGTGCCTGGCCAGCACCTCCGAGCGGTCCCTGCGGGACCAGGCCGCCCACCAGGTCGGCACCGACCTGCGACTGGTGGAGACGAGCGACGCCCCGCCGGCCGGACGAGCGGAGGCCCTCGCCGGCCTGCCCGGCGTACGCGAGGTCCTGCCGGCCTGGCGGGAGAGCCTGCGCCTGGGACCGGACGCGCAACCGGCATCGCTGATCGCGATCGACACCCGCGCCGGCGCCGACTCGATCAACATCCGGCAGGACATGGTCGACACCGGATCCCCCGCCGACCTGCTGCGCGAGGTGGGTGGGCAACGCGTCGAGGCGCCGTACACCGAACTGCCGGCCGGCGCCCGGAAGCTCTCCGGGACGGTGCGTACGACCGCCGGCCCGATCCAGTTCTCCGACGAGATCCGGACCGACGCCGTCTTCGCCGAACCGAACGGCGGTTTCCGCCGGGTGCCCCTCGGCACCAGCCGCAACGGCCGGGCGCTCCGCTTCGACATCGACCTCCCGGCCGGTTCCGCCCCGGTACGGCTGGCCGGATTCGTCGCCGACACCCTCGGCCAGAACGGCATGCGGATCGACTGGACCCTGAGCGCGCTGACCGCCGGCACCGGTGACGCCGCCGGCACCCCGGTCGACCTGACCACCGGCGGAAGCTGGCAGACCGTGGACCGGCTCGACCGCCAGTCCACGGCCGCCGCGGGCGTCGGGGGCATGTCCACCCAGTACGAGGTCAACGACGACGCGAGCTGGGGCGCCACCACGGTACGCGTGGCCATGGTCCGGCAGGCCGACACGGCACCGATCCCGGTGCTGGTCACCCCGGCGGTGCTGGACGCGTTGCGGCTCAAGGTCGGCGACGAGACCGGGCTCGCCTTCGGGCTGGCGGACGCCCGAGTCAAGATCGTCGGAACCGTCGCCTCGATCCCCGGCGACACGGAACCGGCCGCGATCCTGACCGACCTCCCGTCGCTGAGCAACCGGTTCTTCTTCGACCACGGCATCGTCCGGACGAACGAGGAGTGGTGGGTCACCACCGACCCCGCGCAGGCGTCGGCCGCCGCCCAGGCCGCCGCCCAGCTCGATGGGCTGGAGGTGCTCGACCGGCAGGCGATCGCCGACCAGCTCGACCCGTACGGGGTGGGTGCCCGGGGCGCGTTGTTCGCCGCCGCACTGGGCGCGTTGCTGCTCGCCGCCGTCGGCATCGGCGTCGACGTGAGCGCCACCGCCCGCCGCCGGGTGAACGAACTGGCGGTGCTGCACACCCTCGGCGCCGGGCACCGGCTGCTGGCCCGGTCACTCATCGCCGAGCAGGCGTTCCTCTCCGGGATCGGCGTACTGGTGGGCCTCGGGGTCGGGGTCGCGGTGGCCGCCACGATGGCACCCCTGGTGATCCTCACCCCGTCGGCGGACCGACCATCGCCGCCACCACTGCTCTCCATCGACTGGCCACCGGTGATCGCGACCACGGTCGGCCTGCTCCTGCTCGCGCTCCTGCTGAGCGGGCTGATCGCCACCACCCTGCGGCAGCGCCTCGTCGCCGCCCAGCTCCGGATCGGAGACGACCGGTGA
- a CDS encoding RNA 2'-phosphotransferase — protein sequence MEPAELRSVSKRMSLVLRHAPGSVGLTLDANGWVPVADLLAALSRHGRRITPEELDAVVAGNDKQRFAVRTGPDGVAWIRASQGHSARVAVDLGLTPVTPPKLLYHGTGAVNVPAILAQGLRPGRRHHVHLSVDVATAVTVGRRRGGSVSVLVVDAAKLAARGHEFYRSDNGVWLTASVPPDVIRPAVR from the coding sequence ATGGAACCGGCCGAGCTGCGTTCGGTCAGCAAACGGATGTCGCTCGTGCTGCGGCACGCGCCGGGAAGCGTCGGGCTGACGTTGGACGCCAACGGCTGGGTGCCGGTGGCGGATCTGCTCGCCGCCCTGTCCCGGCACGGCCGGCGGATCACCCCGGAGGAACTGGACGCCGTGGTGGCAGGCAACGACAAGCAGCGGTTCGCCGTGCGTACGGGACCGGACGGGGTGGCGTGGATCCGGGCCAGCCAGGGGCACTCGGCGCGGGTGGCGGTGGATCTGGGGCTGACCCCGGTCACCCCGCCCAAGCTGCTGTACCACGGCACCGGCGCGGTCAACGTACCGGCGATTCTGGCGCAGGGGCTGCGGCCGGGGCGGCGGCATCACGTACACCTGTCCGTCGACGTGGCGACGGCCGTGACGGTCGGTCGGCGCCGGGGCGGGTCGGTGTCGGTGCTGGTGGTCGACGCGGCGAAGCTGGCCGCTCGGGGGCACGAGTTCTACCGGAGCGACAACGGGGTGTGGCTGACCGCGTCCGTCCCGCCGGACGTCATCCGGCCGGCGGTGCGGTGA
- a CDS encoding FtsX-like permease family protein yields MRANRSGPVRRLRAFAGQVGLLAVLGLASAALLTGAPRLANEYADRGLAADVADLPYQVRDISLPMAAGIDKARTTQTGIEDLDPYREKLPQPLPGLITDQWYSAGIEPERVGASGDFPPFNGDSQPGLGLRAQTGVDEAVRMVSGTWPDATAGLPGGRIPIAVSQRTANALMLALGSRFDIGSLVGSAKVPVVVVGIFEPLDTTAPIWNAMRLAVDPQIPMMDGERFRAIAVTDWAGMNAAGPRLGSVTLDWHYRIDEKRLDASKAKAVTDAVVRLKRASPAPGTTVVTSLDVSLIQLGERLASVRALLAVVETGVLASLLGLILLAARLSLERRREELALLRARGASTATIGRRTLAESVLVQPFAVLAGWLLGTLVPGRSALTEWLVPVLAVITTAAVPVLAMSSQRRVTFVVRRQDLIRQRPSARRLTAEISVLVLAGLGVFLLRRRGLVPDGGVDPYLVSVPVLLAVGTSLIALRVLPWPLRMVGQIAARARGAVVFLGLARAGRGAPVTIGPLAVLVIAITTGVFSGVVASTISHARDRASEQAIPADARLTGNTFAPSTTDRLDALPGVDAVTAISLENARRLRTGPSASDRDLGQTQVLVVDMPSFVDVMRRSGVPDDGVPAALRNAKRTDGPVPALVSPAIAAEVGDGAVVNVQGRLYGFTSSVVASSFPGVEIGVERFVVLPWQALPVPDFKPINPTRYLLAGDGYDRAALLAAADDGQREWRESVIGRPVDALLAPAAVTTLTDYRLGLDRTGGNELLTLAFTIGALGGSGLALLAVGFAVVAEARTRGRVLSRLRTMGLSGRQGRQLLVYELLPLVGAAVLAGGVVGVALPGLIGPALNLSTFTAGVAARTHLDPLLVGGVLLLVVVGLAAALVFENLVNRRMRLGEVLRLGEEN; encoded by the coding sequence ATGAGAGCCAACAGGTCCGGGCCGGTACGCCGGCTGCGCGCCTTCGCCGGGCAGGTCGGGCTGCTTGCCGTACTGGGGTTGGCTTCGGCGGCGCTGCTCACCGGTGCCCCCCGACTGGCCAACGAGTACGCCGACCGGGGACTGGCCGCCGACGTGGCGGACCTTCCGTACCAGGTCCGGGACATCTCGTTGCCGATGGCGGCCGGCATCGACAAGGCCAGGACCACCCAGACCGGGATCGAGGACCTGGACCCGTACCGGGAGAAGCTGCCGCAGCCGCTGCCCGGTCTGATCACCGACCAGTGGTACTCGGCGGGGATCGAACCCGAGAGGGTGGGCGCGTCGGGCGACTTCCCTCCGTTCAACGGCGACAGCCAACCGGGGCTCGGCCTGCGGGCGCAGACCGGGGTGGACGAGGCCGTCCGGATGGTCTCCGGCACGTGGCCGGACGCGACCGCCGGGTTGCCGGGCGGGCGGATCCCGATCGCGGTGTCCCAGCGGACCGCGAACGCGCTCATGCTGGCCCTCGGCAGCCGGTTCGACATCGGTTCCCTGGTGGGCTCCGCCAAGGTCCCGGTGGTGGTGGTCGGGATCTTCGAGCCGCTGGACACCACCGCGCCGATCTGGAACGCCATGCGACTGGCCGTGGACCCGCAGATACCGATGATGGACGGCGAGCGGTTCCGGGCGATCGCGGTGACCGACTGGGCCGGGATGAACGCGGCCGGCCCCCGCCTCGGCTCGGTCACCCTCGACTGGCACTACCGGATCGACGAGAAGCGGCTCGACGCCAGCAAGGCCAAGGCGGTGACCGACGCGGTGGTACGCCTGAAGCGGGCCTCCCCCGCGCCGGGTACCACGGTGGTCACCTCACTGGACGTCTCCCTGATCCAACTCGGCGAACGGCTCGCCTCCGTACGGGCGCTGCTCGCGGTGGTCGAGACCGGGGTGCTGGCCAGCCTGCTCGGGCTGATCCTGCTCGCCGCCCGGCTGTCGCTGGAACGCCGCCGCGAGGAACTGGCCCTGTTGCGGGCCCGGGGAGCGTCGACGGCGACCATCGGTCGACGCACCCTGGCCGAGTCGGTGCTGGTCCAGCCGTTCGCCGTGCTCGCCGGGTGGCTGCTCGGGACCCTGGTTCCCGGTCGGTCCGCGCTGACCGAGTGGCTGGTCCCGGTGCTCGCCGTGATCACCACTGCGGCGGTGCCGGTGCTGGCGATGTCGAGCCAGCGTCGGGTGACGTTCGTGGTCCGCCGGCAGGACCTGATCCGGCAACGGCCGTCGGCCCGCCGGCTCACCGCCGAGATCAGCGTGCTGGTGCTGGCCGGGCTCGGGGTGTTCCTGCTCCGGCGGCGCGGGCTGGTGCCGGACGGCGGGGTGGACCCGTACCTGGTCTCGGTGCCGGTCCTGCTGGCGGTCGGGACCTCCCTGATCGCCCTGCGGGTGCTGCCCTGGCCGCTGCGGATGGTCGGGCAGATCGCCGCGAGGGCCCGGGGAGCGGTCGTCTTCCTCGGGTTGGCCCGAGCCGGGCGGGGCGCACCGGTGACCATCGGCCCGCTCGCGGTGCTGGTCATCGCGATCACCACCGGGGTTTTCAGCGGGGTGGTCGCGAGCACCATCTCGCACGCCCGGGACAGGGCGAGCGAGCAGGCCATCCCGGCCGACGCCAGGCTCACCGGGAACACCTTCGCCCCGTCGACGACCGACCGGCTCGACGCGCTGCCCGGGGTGGACGCGGTGACCGCGATCTCGCTGGAGAACGCCCGCCGGCTCCGTACCGGCCCCAGTGCGTCCGATCGTGACCTCGGGCAGACCCAGGTGCTGGTGGTGGACATGCCGAGCTTCGTCGACGTGATGCGGCGCAGCGGCGTACCCGATGACGGGGTGCCGGCGGCGCTGCGGAACGCGAAGCGGACCGACGGCCCGGTGCCGGCGCTGGTCTCCCCCGCGATCGCGGCGGAGGTCGGCGACGGCGCCGTGGTGAACGTGCAGGGCCGGCTCTACGGCTTCACGTCGAGCGTGGTGGCGTCGAGCTTCCCCGGGGTCGAGATCGGGGTCGAGCGGTTCGTGGTGCTGCCCTGGCAGGCGCTGCCGGTGCCCGACTTCAAGCCGATCAACCCGACCCGTTACCTGCTCGCCGGGGACGGCTACGACCGGGCCGCGCTGCTGGCCGCCGCCGACGACGGGCAGCGGGAGTGGCGGGAGAGCGTGATCGGCAGGCCGGTCGACGCGCTCCTGGCCCCGGCTGCGGTGACCACCCTGACCGACTACCGGTTGGGGTTGGACCGGACCGGCGGAAACGAGCTGCTCACCCTGGCGTTCACGATCGGTGCCCTGGGCGGGAGCGGGCTGGCGCTGCTGGCGGTCGGATTCGCGGTGGTCGCCGAGGCGCGGACCCGGGGCCGGGTGCTCTCCCGGCTGCGGACCATGGGGTTGTCCGGCCGGCAGGGTCGGCAACTGCTGGTGTACGAGCTGCTTCCGCTGGTCGGCGCCGCGGTGCTGGCCGGCGGGGTGGTCGGGGTGGCGCTGCCCGGCCTGATCGGGCCGGCGCTGAACCTGTCCACCTTCACCGCCGGGGTGGCCGCCCGGACCCATCTGGACCCGTTGCTGGTCGGCGGGGTGCTGCTGCTGGTGGTGGTCGGTCTGGCCGCCGCGCTCGTGTTCGAGAATCTGGTCAACCGACGGATGCGCCTCGGCGAGGTCCTCCGGCTGGGAGAGGAAAACTGA
- a CDS encoding class I SAM-dependent methyltransferase, which produces MVGEPQVGDVFGELLRDTFAVATGVGPRPLVGGRLPRPVIEIIERDDGLINGAPAAHYLDEPAAWQPYDHRAVDRVRGRVLDIGVGAGRIALELQERGVPVTGLDISPGAIRVARKRGVRDLVLGTVDEYATNRHRFDTFLLLGNNLGLIEGRDRAPGFLAALAALANPGAEIIAHGTDPYGTTDPVHTGYHERNRARGRLGGQLRLRLRYRELGTPWFDYLVCTPDELAELVRGSAWRLVDVDDADAPYYLATLRLAG; this is translated from the coding sequence ATGGTGGGAGAGCCGCAGGTCGGCGACGTCTTCGGCGAGTTGCTGCGGGACACCTTCGCGGTGGCGACCGGGGTCGGGCCACGTCCCCTGGTCGGGGGCCGGTTGCCCCGCCCGGTGATCGAGATCATCGAACGCGACGACGGTCTGATCAACGGTGCCCCGGCCGCCCACTACCTCGACGAACCAGCCGCCTGGCAGCCGTACGACCACCGGGCGGTCGACCGGGTCCGGGGCCGGGTGCTCGACATCGGTGTCGGCGCCGGCCGGATCGCGCTGGAGTTGCAGGAACGCGGGGTGCCGGTCACCGGGCTGGACATCTCCCCCGGTGCGATCCGGGTCGCCCGCAAGCGGGGCGTACGGGACCTGGTCCTCGGCACCGTCGACGAGTACGCCACCAACCGGCACCGGTTCGACACCTTTCTCCTGCTCGGCAACAACCTCGGGCTGATCGAGGGGCGGGACCGGGCACCGGGGTTCCTGGCCGCGCTGGCAGCCCTGGCAAACCCGGGCGCCGAGATCATCGCCCACGGCACCGACCCGTACGGCACCACCGACCCGGTGCACACCGGTTACCACGAGCGCAACCGGGCCCGGGGCCGGCTCGGCGGGCAGTTGCGCCTGCGGCTGCGCTACCGCGAGCTGGGTACGCCGTGGTTCGACTACCTGGTCTGTACGCCGGACGAGCTGGCCGAGCTGGTCCGGGGCAGCGCCTGGCGGCTGGTCGACGTGGACGATGCCGATGCCCCGTACTACCTGGCCACGCTGCGGCTGGCGGGTTGA